In Candidatus Kapaibacterium thiocyanatum, the DNA window CCGATGACCGTTGGCCTTCAGTACCGCCTGTTCAGCGAATCCCTGCAGGACTCCTTCCGACCGTTCGTGAGCGGAGGCATCGGCCCGACGGTGATTCTGGCGACGCCCTACATCCGTGACGGACTGTATTACGAGTTCTTCAACTCCTTCGGCTATGCCACGACCTACGTCCGCCCCGGAGGCTTCATCGGCTTCGGCTCGTTCTTCGGGTCCATCGGTGCAGGCAGCCTGATCGGCGTCCAGATACGGTACTATACCATACCGTTCGGCGGCAATGGTCTGGAAAGCGTGAAGGGGAGTCCGATCAACGATTTCGGCGGTGTCTTCCTTTCCCTGACCGTCGGCTCGGCATACTGATGCTGACGCTCGAACCGATCGGTATCGTCCATAGTCCCTATGTCTCCAAGTACGATGCCCCACGCCAGCCCGGTGTGGACGACAGACGTCATGAAGCCGTCGTCGAACTGATGGCGGGCAGGAACTTCGAACAGGCCCTTGAGGACATGGCCGGCATCGAGCGGATATGGATCGTGAGCTGGTTCCACCGTGCCACGACGTGGAAACCCAAGGTCCTGCCTCCACGAAGCACGCACAAGCGTGGGCTCTTTGCCACACGGTCGCCGCACAGACCCAATCCCATCGGTCTCTCGGTGGCACGCATCGTGGCCATCGACGGGCTTCGCATCACCATCGCGGAGACGGATCTGCTCGACGGAACTCCGGTGCTCGACATCAAGCCCTATATCCCGTATGCCGACTCTTTTCCCGGCAGTGCTGCGGGATGGGTCGACGATGACGTCCGCTCGGCGGTCTTCGACGTCCATGTCGATCATGATGTCCATGTCATGGCTCCGGCCGATGTCCTCGATCATGCCCGGCGAGTCCTCGCGCTGGACCCCGATCCGCATCCCTACAGACGTACGTCGATGCTGCCCGACGGACGGCGCATGCTCGCCATCCGGCAATGGAGGCTCATCTACGTCGTCGATGGCCACGACGTCCATATCAAGGCCATCGTCATAGGGGATTCCAATGACGAGATGCCGTAACTTAGCGGCTCACAGTCACTGCAGCACATACCATGTCAGACATACGTTCGCTACTCGCACAGCGCATCCTGTTGCTGGATGGTGCCATGGGTACCATGATCCAGCGCCTTCAACTGGAAGAGGATGATTTCCGGGGTTCACGGTTCGCCGATCATCGGCATCCCCTCAAGGGTAACAACGACCTCCTGGTGTTGACGCAACCCGATGCCATACGCTCCATCCACCTGGAGTACTTCGAGGCCGGCTCCGATATCGTAGAAACGAATACCTTCAACAGCAATAGGATCGCCCAGGCGGACTACGGCATGGAGGACCTCGTCGTCGAGATGAATCGCGCCGCCGTGCGACTGGCACGGGAGGCAGCCGACGAGATGATGCGCCGGATGCCGGATCGGCCGCGTTTCGTGGCGGGTGCCGTCGGCCCGACGAACAAGACCCTGTCGCTGTCGCCCGACGTGAACGATCCCGGTTTTCGTGCGGCATCGTTCAGGGAGATGTGCGACGTCTACAAGGAACAGATCGTCGCCCTCGCCGAGGGTGGTGTGGATCTGCTGCTGATCGAAACGATCTACGATACGCTGAACGCCAAAGCCGCCGTGAAGGCATTCGCTGAACTGTGCGATGACATGACGCTCGATGCGGAACTGCGGAAACGTCTGAACGACCTGCCCGTCATGCTCAGCGGTACCATCGTGGACCAGAGTGGGCGGACCCTGTCCGGACAGACGACCTCCGCGTTCTGGGTTTCGCTGGCCCACACCCGTAACCTGCTGAGCATCGGCCTCAATTGCGCACTGGGCTCGGCGATGATGCGGCCTTATATCGAAGAACTGTCCGAGCTGGCTACGACCTTCGTCTCGCTCTATCCCAATGCCGGTCTGCCCAATGCGATGGGCGGTTACGACGAGACTCCGGCCTTCATGGCCCAGCAGGCTCGCGACTATGCCGAAGCGGGCTTCCTCAATATCCTCGGCGGTTGCTGCGGTACGACGCCGGATCATATCCGAGCGATGGCGGAAGCCGTGGCGGACATGGCTCCACGCAGCGTCCGGGAACGTCCGCCCCTCCTCACCCTGTCCGGTCTCGAACCTCTCGTCATACGTCCCGAAACCAACTTCGTGAACGTCGGCGAACGGACGAACGTCACGGGCTCGCGTGCTTTCGCCAAGCTCATCCTGAACAACGACTACGAGAAGGCTCTCGACGTGGCCCGTCAGCAGGTCGAGAACGGGGCTCAGATCATCGACGTGAACATGGACGAAGGGATGCTCGATTCCGAAGCCGCCATGCAGCGGTTCATGCAGCTCATCGCCGCGGAACCGGATATCTCGCGCGTGCCCGTCATGATCGACTCATCGAAGTGGAGCGTCATCGAAGCAGGTCTGGAATGCCTGCAGGGCAAGGGTATCGTGAATTCGCTGTCGATGAAGGACGGAGAAGATGAATTCAAGCGTCGTGCCCGCGTCTGTCGCGACTACGGCGCCGCCGTCATCATCATGGCGTTCGACGAGAATGGCCAGGCCGACACCTTCGAACGCCGTATCGAGATCTGCGAACGTGCCTATCGTATCCTGACGGAGGAAGTCGGCTTCCCGCCGCAGGACATCATCTTCGATCCCAACATCCTCACGGTCGGTACGGGTATCGAGGAACACAACAACTATGCCGTCGACTATCTCCGCGCCACGCATTGGATCAAGGAGCATCTGCCCCTCGCCAAGGTGTCGGGCGGAGTCAGTAACATCTCCTTCTCGTTCCGCGGCAACGAACCGGTACGCCGTGCCATGCATACGGCCTTCCTCTATCATGCCATCCAGGCAGGGATGGACATGGGCATCGTCAATGCCGGCCAGGTCGATGTCTACGACGAGATCTCGAAGGACCTGCTCGAACACGTGGAAGACGTGCTCCTGAACCGCCGCGCGGATGCCACGGAACGGATGCTGGTCTTCGCCGAAACGGTGAAGGTGGCCGACAAGGCTGTGGAGAAGGACGAGGCCTGGCGTTCGGGAACGGTGCAACAGCGCCTGAAACATGCTCTCGTCAAGGGCATCACCGAATTCATCGACGCGGACATCGAAGAAGCCCGCGTCGCCTATGGACGCCCCATCGCCGTGATCGAAGGACCGTTGATGGACGGCATGAACGAGGTAGGTGACCTGTTCGGCGCGGGAAAGATGTTCCTGCCCCAGGTCGTGAAGTCGGCTCGCGTCATGAAGAAAGCCGTGGCCTACCTGACACCGTTCATGGAAGAAGAGAAGCGCCTTGCCGGACAGTCTTCTCAGAAGCCTACGGGAACGGTCGTGCTCGCAACAGTGAAAGGAGACGTTCACGACATCGGAAAGAACATCGTCGGCGTCGTTCTCGGCTGCAACAACTACCGTGTCATCGATCTCGGCGTGATGGTGCCCACCGACAAGATCCTGGAGACCGTCGTATCCGAGAATGCCGATGTGCTCGGCCTCTCGGGACTGATCACACCGTCGCTCGACGAGATGATCCACGTGGCGAAGGAGATGGAACGGAGACACATGGACGTCCCGCTCCTGATCGGAGGTGCCACCACCTCCCGTATGCATACGGCCGTCAAGATCGCACCTTCCTACAGCGGTTCCGTTGTCCATGTCCTCGACGCATCGCGGGCGGTGCCCGTCGCAGGCAACTTCATCAACGACGAACTGCGCGATCCGTTCGCACGCCAGATGAAGGAGGAATATCTTCGGCTGCGCGAGGACTATGCCCGACGTCATGACGACAAGCAGTACCTGACCTATCAGCAGGCGAAGGACAATGCGAAGGCCGTATCGTTCGATACGTACCGTCCGACGGCACCCCGCACGCCAGGCGTCACCGCCTTCGACGACGTTCCGCTCGGGACCTTGAGGAAGTACATCGACTGGACGCCATTCTTCCAGTCATGGGAGCTGCGCGGCAAGTATCCCGATATCTTCGAGGACAGGACCGTCGGCTCCGAAGCCAGGAAGCTCTTCGAGGATGCGAACAGGCTGCTCGATGGAATCGTCCGCGAGCGTTCCATCCGCGCGCGCGCGGTAACCGGACTCTTCCCGGCCTCATCGACGGGAGAAGATATCGTCGTTTATGAAAACGAAGAACGTAACGCAGTGCGTGCGACGCTGCACATGCTGCGCCAGCAGTCCAAGAAAGCGGCAGGCATTCCCAATCAGAGCCTTGCGGACCTCCTGGCCAATACGGATCAGGGTATCGCGGACTGGATGGGAGCCTTCATCGTCACCGCAGGTGACGGTGTGAGCGAGCTTTGCGCGAAGTACGAGAAGGATCATGACGACTACAGTTCGATCATGATCAAGGCTCTCGCCGATCGTCTCGCGGAAGCCTGTGCTGAGTGGCTGCACGAACAGGTGCGCAAGGATCTGTGGGGCTATGCCTCATCCGAAGATCTCACCAACGAGGACCTCGTCCGCGAGTCGTATCAAGGGATCCGTCCCGCACCGGGCTATCCTGCCTGCCCCGATCACACGGAAAAGAAGACGTTGTTCGCCTTGTTCGATGGTGAAGGGGATGCCGGAGTTCGCCTGACCGAGTCGTTCGCGATGATGCCTGCCGCGAGTGTGAGCGGGTGGTATTTCGCTCATCCGGACGCGAAGTACTTCGCCGTCAACAAGGTCCTGAAGGATCAGGTGGAAGACTATGCACGACGCAAGGGCATGGCTCTCGAAGAATGCGAACGCTGGCTCTCGCCGATTCTCGGATACGACGCATGATGTCCTCGAGGGTCATCAGAATTCCACGTTGAGGCCGATGGACGGAAGGATACCGATGCTGCGTTGTTCCTCGACGAGGTTGGTTCGTGGATTCCATCGATATCCGCTCACGTAGCGCATGCCCGTGACGTTCTGCACGTCGATGTACGTGATCAGCTGCCAGCCGTCGAAGAACCAGCGCTTGTCCATACGAACGTCGAGTGCATAGAAAAACGGCAACCTCGGCCCGGCGTTGTAGAATGCGAAGTCGAGAGCGCCGACGGGGAAGCCCGTTTCCGTCGCGCGATCGGACGTCGTGATATAGGGCGTCGTCGGCAGGCCGGTGGAGGCGCGGAGCTTGGAACTGAGTTCCCATACGGGATCGGGCCGCCACCCTGCGGCGATCGTCCCGAAGATCGGCGTGTCGAAGGCGCCGGGACGTTCCGTCCCATCCAGGCCAGCGAATCGGGTCCTGTTGAAGCTGATGCTCGCGAGGCCGAAGACGGGGATGGCGGACAGGCGCTTCTGGATGAAGAGTTCGACGCCGTAGGTCGTTCCCGATGCCGTCGTGGAGATCGGTTCGAGTCCGTACGGAATGTCGTTGTAGATGTCGTCGTAGCCGGAAGGGGAGAGGACGGCTTGAGGGCGATAGATCCGGCCGGGATAGTTGCCGTACCGCTTGTAGTATCCTTCGATCTGGATGTTCAGGTCCTCGCGCGCACGCCATTGATAGGAGAATACCACCTGATCGGCACGAAGCGGCGCGAGAGCGGTATTGCCCGGATCTCCGACGAACCAGATGAATTGTGGCGATTGATAGTATCTGCCGCCACTGACGGCGAGTGTGGACGAAGGTGTGAGGCTGTAACTCGCCGACGCTCGCGGCGCAACGACGACCTTCTCGTCGAGATAGGAATAGACGTCCATACGGCCACCGACGACGAATTTCCATCGATCCGATGGGCTCCATGCCGCCTGGCCATACAACGATGTGCGGAATGCGCTGAAGGATGTGTCTTTCCGCAGCGGTCGCGGACTTCCTGATGCGTCGAGACGTGCATAGCCCGGTATGAGGACATCGTAGGAGAGGTTGCTGGCGTACTTGGATACCGTTCCGGCCGACAGCTCTATCGCAGGAGTCGGGAGGTAGAGGAGGTCGGCGCGCAGGCTCGTCTCACCTTCGTCCGATGCGTTGCTGAACACCACCGTCGCGTTCGTGTCCTGCTGACTGGTGCGGAAGGCGGTGAAGGTTCGTCCCAGTGTCATCGTCAGCAATCCGTTCTCGAAGAGATGCTTCCATGTCAGGCCCGAGAAGTACTGATTCTGCGAAGGCGATGCCACACGGCTGTTGGAATAGCGATTGTCCGTCGACTCGTTGTTGAAGCGTACGCTGCCGAGCGCTCCGATCAGCAGGAAGGACAGCGAGTTCCGGTCGTCCAGCGAATACGATACCTTGCCTGTGAAGTCCCAGTATTCCGGCACGAATCCGAAACCTGCAAGTGTGAAGATCAGATCCAGATAACTCCGTCGTATCGAGAAGAGATAGTTGCCGTCCTTGCCGATCGGGCCTTCGCCGATCACTCCGAAGGATGTGGCGGACAGGTTGATCTCGCCGCCGAATCGCTGATCGTTCCCCTCGCGAAGGGTGATGTTCGTTACGGACGAAAGCCTGTCGCCATACTTCGGTCCGAAGCCTCCTGTCGAAAGCGAGACGTCGCGAACGAAGTCGATGTTGATGATGGAAAGCGGTCCGCCCGAAGACCCTTGGGCGCCGAAGTGATTGATGTTCGGTACTTCGATGTTGTCGACGATGAACAGGTTTTCGAACGGTGCTCCGCCGCGTACGGCAAGATCATTGCGTCCCGCGCGTGTCGTGGCCACACCGGGCAGCAGGGCGATGGCGCGGACCACGTCCTCCTGCACACCCGGTGCACGGCGTACTTCCTCGGATGTCAGGCGGCCCGTACTCGTCATCGTCTGTGGGTCACCGAGGGCACTGGCCGTTACCACTGCCGTGTCCAGCGTGATGTCGGACGGATTCAGTCCGATGGTCACCGTCGACGGTTTGCCCGGGCCGACGGCGATATCGGGACGGATCGACGCTTCGAAGCCGATGGCCGTGATGCGGAGGTTGACGATGCCGGCAGGAACGTTCCGTATCACGAATCTCCCGCCCGATCCTGCGACCGCACCGCGGGTGCTGCCCATCACCTGGATGGTTGCGCCCGATACGGGTGCCTGTGTCGTCGCATTGACGACGGTTCCCGTGATGGTACCGGTCGGCATCGTCGTATCGGCCACGGGTCGGCCATGTGCGGAGGAAACAAGGCAAAGGAGTGCGAACAGGCAGACGACGGCGTGGCAGTGATGGATCACGGTTGCAATCATGTTGATGAACGGCGGACATGCAAAATAATCCAATGTGTATAAGTTCCACTTGGTCATGGTGGCGTAGTCGTGCTATGTTCATCCTCGCAGCATGACTTCTCCTATCGCATACCATCGTGTAGCCGTTCTGGGATCGGGTGCCGGAAGCAATGCCAGGGCATTGATACGGTACTCACAGTCCGATGCTGCCTGTCCATACAGGGTCGTTCTCGTCGTGGGAACCAGACCGGACAGCGGTATCGTGCAGATGGCGCGCGATCTCGGTGTCGAAAGCCACGTGCTGGTGGGGAAGGCGCAGGAAGAATCCGCAGGGGAGTTGCTGGAAGTATTGCGGAAGAATGACGTCGAAGTGCTGGCGTTGGCCGGATTCATGCGTCTGCTGCCGCAGAGTGTGATACAGGGAATGTCGGGACATGTTCTCAATATCCACCCTGCCTTGTTACCCAGATTCGGTGGCAAGGGAATGTATGGAATGCATGTACATCGTGCGGTCATCGAAGCGGTCGAAACCGAGTCGGGATGCACGGTGCATATGGTCGATGGTGAATACGATCGTGGACGTATCCTCGGGCAGCGGCGGGTGCCGATCGTTTCGAGCGATACGCCGGAGACGTTGCAGGACAAGGTGAAGGAGGCGGAACATCGCCTGTATCCCGAAGTTCTCTCCTCGTACGTCCGGCATCTGGGTCAGGCTCGGGATTAGTGGTCAGGGTTCGGGAAGAGGTTCCGGTCCTGACGTAACTTTTTGGCTTGGTTGATGTTGTTGATGGTTGCAAGAGGGCATGAGCGACATCCGGTAGAAAAATTTCCTCTTGACTATGTGTCATGAAATGGTCATTTTACACTTCCGTATCCAACGCCGTTGGGCTGGAATGGGTGTGTTGTTGAGCATGCTGACATTAACATCAGAACATACTGCACGTACTTGTTCACTGTTTTTTTCGAGGTTTTCATGAGAAGCAGACTCCTACTTCTTGCCCTCGTGACCGGGCTGGTAAGCGTGTCGCTTGCCTATGCCGGTGATGGGAAAGATGGTGAGGATGTGTTGCGGAAGAGCGGTGTACGATCGCCGAGGGCGTCGTATCCGCTTCCGTTCAACATCACCGCCGCCAATCCCAGAACCGACCCGGCCATATCGACGGGATATTATTTCGTTGATAGCGATGATGAGGTCCCGGAATATTGGCGTCCGGATCCGTCTCAGTTCATCGACACACTCACGGAGCCCGGCACGTGGCGCCAGATCGTTTCTGGTCCCCGTCAGCAGCCACCGCTATACTGGAATGATCCGCAACGGAACATTTACGGTGGCTATGCCTTCTTCCGTAATCCCGGCAACATGAACGACTCGACGGACGACGCTTTTGCGGGTCCGATCTCGATCGGCTTCCCGTTCTATTTTAATGGAGTTCGTTACGACTCATTCTACGTTTCGACGAACGGTCTGATCGCACTGAGCAACCGTCGTTACTTCTACGAATTCGATGCCCAGGGCTTCCC includes these proteins:
- a CDS encoding tRNA (N6-threonylcarbamoyladenosine(37)-N6)-methyltransferase TrmO, with product MLTLEPIGIVHSPYVSKYDAPRQPGVDDRRHEAVVELMAGRNFEQALEDMAGIERIWIVSWFHRATTWKPKVLPPRSTHKRGLFATRSPHRPNPIGLSVARIVAIDGLRITIAETDLLDGTPVLDIKPYIPYADSFPGSAAGWVDDDVRSAVFDVHVDHDVHVMAPADVLDHARRVLALDPDPHPYRRTSMLPDGRRMLAIRQWRLIYVVDGHDVHIKAIVIGDSNDEMP
- a CDS encoding methionine synthase, producing MSDIRSLLAQRILLLDGAMGTMIQRLQLEEDDFRGSRFADHRHPLKGNNDLLVLTQPDAIRSIHLEYFEAGSDIVETNTFNSNRIAQADYGMEDLVVEMNRAAVRLAREAADEMMRRMPDRPRFVAGAVGPTNKTLSLSPDVNDPGFRAASFREMCDVYKEQIVALAEGGVDLLLIETIYDTLNAKAAVKAFAELCDDMTLDAELRKRLNDLPVMLSGTIVDQSGRTLSGQTTSAFWVSLAHTRNLLSIGLNCALGSAMMRPYIEELSELATTFVSLYPNAGLPNAMGGYDETPAFMAQQARDYAEAGFLNILGGCCGTTPDHIRAMAEAVADMAPRSVRERPPLLTLSGLEPLVIRPETNFVNVGERTNVTGSRAFAKLILNNDYEKALDVARQQVENGAQIIDVNMDEGMLDSEAAMQRFMQLIAAEPDISRVPVMIDSSKWSVIEAGLECLQGKGIVNSLSMKDGEDEFKRRARVCRDYGAAVIIMAFDENGQADTFERRIEICERAYRILTEEVGFPPQDIIFDPNILTVGTGIEEHNNYAVDYLRATHWIKEHLPLAKVSGGVSNISFSFRGNEPVRRAMHTAFLYHAIQAGMDMGIVNAGQVDVYDEISKDLLEHVEDVLLNRRADATERMLVFAETVKVADKAVEKDEAWRSGTVQQRLKHALVKGITEFIDADIEEARVAYGRPIAVIEGPLMDGMNEVGDLFGAGKMFLPQVVKSARVMKKAVAYLTPFMEEEKRLAGQSSQKPTGTVVLATVKGDVHDIGKNIVGVVLGCNNYRVIDLGVMVPTDKILETVVSENADVLGLSGLITPSLDEMIHVAKEMERRHMDVPLLIGGATTSRMHTAVKIAPSYSGSVVHVLDASRAVPVAGNFINDELRDPFARQMKEEYLRLREDYARRHDDKQYLTYQQAKDNAKAVSFDTYRPTAPRTPGVTAFDDVPLGTLRKYIDWTPFFQSWELRGKYPDIFEDRTVGSEARKLFEDANRLLDGIVRERSIRARAVTGLFPASSTGEDIVVYENEERNAVRATLHMLRQQSKKAAGIPNQSLADLLANTDQGIADWMGAFIVTAGDGVSELCAKYEKDHDDYSSIMIKALADRLAEACAEWLHEQVRKDLWGYASSEDLTNEDLVRESYQGIRPAPGYPACPDHTEKKTLFALFDGEGDAGVRLTESFAMMPAASVSGWYFAHPDAKYFAVNKVLKDQVEDYARRKGMALEECERWLSPILGYDA